The following nucleotide sequence is from Apium graveolens cultivar Ventura chromosome 4, ASM990537v1, whole genome shotgun sequence.
ATGTGTCTTCCTTTTCCGGTCAACTCTAAGCCATGCACCATACATCTTCCAGAGGCATTTCAAAAATACGATCACAAAAGCGCTCTCCATGTCCAATCATCCCACAAATAAAACAAAATGTAGGTATAACTTCATATTTAAAGTTCACCCAGCACCACTCTTTCTCTGATTTCCTAAGCTTCATTCTTCGTTTGATTGGTACATCTAGTGGTATTGACACCCTAATACGTAGAAATTCCCTCCATACTCCAACAAAATTATTTGGGTCTCCATCTATGTACTTATAAATGTAGTTACCAATGTCCGTAGCAACTCGTTGTGACATAAATCCGGCCTACATGTCATAGAGTTGAACCCACAAGTCAATATTACTGATCTCCATCGTCCTAGGATTATCACCTTCCTTATTTCTATGTAAAACCAAATGAAATCACCCAAACGTCCAAGGACTTCCTTCTAAAACCCTCCTGATATCAACCTCGTGATAGAATTGAAATATGAATCCATTGCCATCCAGTTGTTTAATATAAACTCCTCTTCTCGGTCTACGCAAAACAGTCATTTTGTGCTGCATTGCCTGAAAATCAATATTAGCAAGGAATCCTCCCACTAAACACCATTTCGTGTCTATCTCACTCAAATTCTCTGCATCGTTTTCATAGTTGAGACCCCCATATTCTTCATCCTCAATCTGTATTGATGCAAATGCTTCATCCATTTCTTGTACAGGTGTTTTTTGTTTGTTCATTATGCTTCTGAAAATGAATGACCAAAAATAAGGAGAAATGAACCAAAGTAATGATATATGGCAAATGATTATAACTGAATCACGAACGAATAAACTAAACGAAGAAGTGACAATCATTTCACAGATCCTTACATGTCATATGACAAGATGCTACGATACTGTTCATACGATTTGTGAAAAGTTATTCTAAATTACTGTGAAATGTTTACAACTCATAAAAGTAAAAGCAGAAGTATTTTTCGTGTGCATACATAAGAGCAGATCATTTATgctaaaatttataaattatacgTATCACTAAATGTCCACGGTTTGATATACTGCAATAACCGGATGCTTCCATTTCCCAAAGAAAATATAGGCATATTATTCAGAAAGGCTTAGTGAAGGTTCAGAAAGGCAGAAACTACACGGGCCGATCAAAAGATAATTACATCGATGAGCCAATTAGACATTCTTGAGTTTAAAACCCGGGAGAGTGATTGTACACAGGTATACTAAAGTATGGAAAGATAAAAAAGACTATGCAATTAAACAGAACATGAACTATATTATGTCTGATTGTACACAGGTATACTAAAGTATGGAAAGATAAAAAAGACTATGCAATTAAACAGAATATGAACTATTTCATGTCTGGATGCAGAGTGATCAATTATAGATGGTGTGAACAAGTAGTTCTTTCATCTCCTAATATGGCTTCAGTTATATGATGTGCAATTTAAGGCTATCTACAATTCAACTTGGCAAAAAAAAATCTACAGTTTTCAACTCTGATTCATTGTAGGTGTCAGAACGTTATAAATTTAGCGATCTTAACATTTAGCTGGTCAGTTGATTGGATTGAATCTACGATGTGAGTTACGGATGTTGGAGCACTCACGATCTCCTATTACCGGTACACTGAAGCTATAAACATCAGATTCAAGATAGCATTCTCTGGAGAACATGGAGCCACTGCAAATTGAAAAAATCAATGACTTGACTATTGAGAAAATAGAAAAGGAAATAGGAATCAGCACTTCTGATGTAGAGACTCTTTCTATGTTCCTATAGGCTATAACCCTTCCCTTGTTCGATTCTTTACACCTATCTCCAGAACAACTAGCCATAGTTGCTAGCTATATGAATGACTCATTATCCGGAGTCGTCATGAAGGTAAAATGTCCTCAAGGTGTCAATGTAAGTCCCTCACGAGGAGTTATATTTAGGTATTAGGTTGTACCTGTAACTAGAGCACgtcaatttattaaaatttaaacaCCACTAGCCACCTAGCACAGTAGCATAACATTAACTAAAGATTCCGGCTCATTATAACTAATTAGAATACTTGTACACCGCCTCTTGAATTCTTGGCATTAACTGATAAAACTGGACAACAGGAAGACTGTTTACAGAAACCTCCGAAATTCTAATCAAACCACCGGCATATAAAGCAACACAGAGGAACAGGCTTAAGTAAGACAAAGTGTACATCAGGTTAAGGGAGGCAGTTGTTGCTCAAGTCTAACCTGGTTCCTCAGTTATTATGACTTTGCATTTACTATTACACATGTTTATAAACATCTAACATATTAGAATTTTAGGAGAAGGCTTAGAATTTACCTTAGCCAATCCTAAAAAGTACTCTTATCACAGGAGATGGATTTTTCCAATTCATTCCAACCAAATCCACTACAATTTGGACCACACATCCTTTGATCGCAAAATACTGTTTCCTAAACAATCTGACCTGATACTTAATATATGGTCGAGCTTCCATGCCATAACCCGGTTGTATCTCCACAATTTTTCAAGCTTTCCATAAGCACCAGATTTCGATTGACCACTTCCGCTCTCCAACCACCATCTTCTAAAAGTGTCAACAATGACCTAATGTGAGCAGCATCCTCAACATTTTCCCATCTAACATTGACAATAGGATAACAGCCTTTGCGTTTTTCTGCAATTTTAGTCATAAGTTGAAGAAAATGTACATACAAAAAATTACAAATATAACTGATATTCAATGAAAATACACGCAACTAAATTATTGTATAGTTAATTTGTTATTAAAAGTAGATTAATGTCAAGCACACATCCAATAAGAAAAATAAATTACAAGGGAAACAAAtacaaaattcaaaaatataaataatcaaaGATGTCTTGACTCTTGAATTTTGACATCATTAAACATATGATTGGCCAATTGTTGTCTAAATTTGGTCTAAGCAGTATTTGACTCAAGATGTTGAACAAAATCTGCATTCTTTCACACTCCATTTTCTCCAACTCCGTCCTCTATTGGGTCTATACTCATGTTAGACCTTATAAAACTATGAGGCGAATCACAAGTTAAAATAATTATGCACTGGGTTCTCATTGGATACGATCTGAGTACCACTGAAAATACTCATCTTGGTTTTAACATCCCAACACACCTTTCAATAATATTACTTGCTCGAGAATGCTTCATGTTAAAGAATATATTTGGTGCTATAGGATGTCGACCACTTCTCCACTCATTCTAATGATAATGTTGGCCTTTAAAAGAGGTTAGAATCCTTTGACATGTCATATAGCCAGCATCACATAAATAATAGcatctatatacatatatatatataaggagtGGTCATTCAGTGGCGTGCATAATTAAAAGTTGTATGAAGGAAACgatatgcaaaatatacaagaaAATTCATAGCAAACAAATCTGATATCACATATCAAATCAACAATGAGTTACTAGAATATGCCCATGATCTATTGAGGAATGAAATAGGTTTGGCATAGATGCATACCTGGAGAGGTGTGAGGATCAGACACTTGATTAAGATATGTGTTGCACAAAATAAGATAAAAGATATTTTAATGAGAAAGATATGcacaatataaaacaaaattgGAGGCAAGAGATATAGTACAAGTTGGCGCCTAATTTTCTGGGGATAATTGTTTAAATTTTGCAACAGCGTAACTCTTGGTAACCACAGATGTAGCGTGTAAGTGGATTCCTGTATTTTACGGTAACTACAATACCCAGTTAGTTAGTtcaattttataattatttaaccAAAAGGTACTTCTAGTTACATGCTTGAGTTGCATCAAACCACACAAGGTCTATATTTAACCAATCATCTTTTATATTGAAAACAGGTAATGGGGAAAAGACTTTCACTCCCCTCAACTGTATGTATGTATACTTAAACTCAGCAAAAAAAATAAAGGTTAGCCAAGAAGCCATATGATGCAGGCGTGCAGTACAGGTGGGGTGGGAGGGAGGGGTCGTGGGGGTTGTAGTAACAAAATTCCTTGGTAGTTTTCCTTTCTGATCACCAATAATCCTTACAAGAACAGAAGCCATCTCTAAAATGGTGAAACCGTTTGGAATCTCTCACCACGATTTCGCGTTGTCGAATCTTGGAAATAAGTTTTATCATCGTATGGCAATCACCACAAATTCGCAGATTCTTAATTACTTGAATTGTTGCTCCAGGGACTGAACTCATTAGACCAAATGCCACCGCCAACTTTTCACTGTGAACTCTAATTGACATTCCTTTCTCTTCCTCGTTCACATCGTGAAGAACCGATGTCATATTGGGCATATAACCCGCTTCCTCAAGCTCCGCATATAATTTCTCCATGTATGCATAAATTTTCTCATGTTCAGGATGCTCCACATCTCCAACCAAAAATACATGAACCCTTCCTTTAAATTCAACCAGACTAAATCCTGGAGGCTTCGTTAGCCCACGATTTTTCATAAATATTCTCATCCTTTCCACATCTTCCCACCTTCCAGCATCGGCATATATGTTTGAAAGCAATACATAATATCCACAATTTTTTGGATCTAGCTCAAACAATTTTCTGGCAGAGATTTCCCCGAGCTCCACATTCTTGTGCATTCTGCACGCAGCTAAAAGAGAACCCCATATAACAAAATCAGGCTTTACCTTCATTTTCTTTATCAGATTATAGGCCTCGTCAAGTCGACCAGCACGACCAAGAAGATCAATCATGCAACCATAATGCTCCACCCCTGCTTCAATACCAAATTTATTCTCCATGGCACTGAACCAATGATTTCCTTCATCCAACATGCCAGCATGACTACAAGCTGCTAGAACTGACACAAAGGTTATGTAGTTTGGTTTTACCCCAGCACTATTCATGCGGTAAAATACATCCAAAGCTTCTTTTGCATGACCATGTGCTCCATAACCGGCAACCATGGCACTCCAAGTCTTCACATTCTTCTCTTTCATTTGATCAAAAGCCCTCTTTGCTGCCTCTATTCTACCACATTTACAATACATGTCAACGACTGAAGTACCTATATATACAGTTTCCTGAAGACCCATCTTTATGGCCTACATCAAAAGAAGCATGCAGACAGTAGTTCAAAAGTTATTTCAGTTAATATTAACCAATTTCAGGTTTCATTTGTTTAGGCAAAGTTGAAATATATTAGCTAATACTCCTAGCAATTAAGCAATTTCTAGATGTCATGAATTAAATAGCTCAATCACATAATCAATATTACTTTTGCTTATAGCAGAGAACCAGACAAAAAGATGGTACCTGGTTATGCAAACATTTTCCAACTTGAAGAGCTCCAGAATGTGCACAGGCCAACAATACAGCAGATAAACTTACCGCATTATAGTGAATATTCTTATCCCTAACAAGGGCATAAAATAGTTCCAATGCCTCCGCTGACTTTCCAACTTGAGCATACACAGCAATCATTGAATTCCAAGATATGACATCCTTCTCATTCATCCCATCAAACACTTTCCTAGAGACACCAACCTCGCCACACTTGGCGTACGCATCCATCAAAGTGTTCCCAACGCCTGTATCCCCTTCAAATCCCCTCTTTATTATAAAATCGTGAACCCCTTCTGTTATACTCTTTCCTGAAACACGAGAACAAGCAGACAGAACCGATACCAAGGCAACTGAATCAATTCTCACTTCTTCCTCACTTTCACCTTCTTCCTTCAAAAATTCCTTAAAAAGTAACAATGCGTCATGGGATAGTCTATTTTGGACATACCCCGTAAACATCGAAGTCCATGAAACCACATTTCTCTGAGGAAGTTCGTCAAACAAAGTTCTCGCATCCACCAAGTAACCACATTTAGAGTACATATCAATGAGCGCAGACGACACAAAAAGGTCCGATTCTAATCCAAACACAAAAGCCTGTTGATGCGCCTGCTTGCCCGAATGAAGATCAAACAATGCAGAGCATGATTTAATAGCACAAGGGAATGTCGAACGATTAGGCACAACTGAAAGCTTTCGCATAGAAGAGAAAGCACGCAGAGCTTCAACGGAGTCGCCATCGCGGGCCAACTCAGCAATGACAGAGTTCCAAGATGACACACTTGTTTTGTCTACGTATTTGTTAAACAAGGATATGAGATTGGGATTAGTAGAACACTGGTTTCTGCAACTTGCCGCAATCAATGCTGATTTTGCATTTGAAATCTTCATTAGTTAAAACTTACTTTAGCACTTGGTAGTGTACTAGTGAGTGCTAACAATACAAATTATTCAAAAACTTGCTTAGAAGAAAGTTGTTGTTCTAAGGGGACTTTCATCGAACACTTAACATTCACTAGTAAAAGTCATGAGTACATTAAAAACAGAGCAAAAAATGAACCAAGAGTGTAATAATACCTGGGTCTGAACCTCGACAGATATGCGGCTTAAAGGTCAGGGTAGAATGCGAGCTGTGGGTTGATGGACTGGTTACTGTGTGTGAAGTATAAAACATTTCATGGTAAAAAAAATAGTGGTAGTGTAAAACATTAAAGCCTCTTGCAGAATGTTAGTTGGCCATGgatatatttattaaaaaaaattattctattaatttttatttttttctcttGTTTTCGTTTTTCTTTTCCGAGTTAAACACCCACACACCTTCTTTGTCTTCGATAAGTTTTAAGGGATCGATATCCCGTAAAGAAAGCAACCTATTACAGAGAGAGGTGATTCAATtaatttttcaattaagcacgtAAGTTGATGTATGTAATAAAACAATCAAAACTCCTGATGTTGGTAAGTTGGTAATGAAGCATAGCGCATACTTTCTGACTAGGTTAATTAAGCATGGCGCACACCTCCGACTGGTTTAATTAAATTTAATGTTGACAAAATTGTTGACCGTGCTAATAACAAAATTGATCTAGGTTGTGTGATGAGAGATAATTATGATACAATTGGAGTTTCAGCTATATGGAATCTTCCTAATTCTTTTTCACCTTTTTTTTGTGTAAACTGTTGGTAATTCTtgaaaaaaatgacaaaaatatcATTTTTTTTAGAGTCTGTGACAAGAATACCACTTTTTCACTTTTTCAAGTATATGGCCAAAAATATCACTCTAATACGCATTTTTAAGTTAGGTATTACTAATACGCATTTAACAAACAGTAATTTGTgtaaaaaaatgtttaaaaaagaaataaaaaaaatatataaaggaGATACGCATTTGGAAAATGCGTATCACCCTTTCACTTTTGGTGATACGCATTTCAGAAATGCGTgtcttttgttttgtttttgtttttttcttttttttttattttttttacctAATACCCATTTCTCAAATGCGTATTAGAGTTACTCATTTTACAAATGCGTATTAGATGGGTATTTTTGGTCATATACTTAAAAAAGTGGTATTATTGttacaattattttaaaaaaagttattTTTGGCCATTGTCCGTAATTCTTTTTCACCTTTTTTTTAGACTGTTGGTGTTTTAGATGGAGTATGATCCTCTGTCCCTTCTTGTGTCGCCAATCATGTCCCGTTTTTTTATTGGTCAATTATTTAACTTCTTATGTCATCTGACATGCCTCCTTTTTTTTATTGATCGATTATTTATTTTTACAGATTTCTTTTTTGTCCCCCTTTAATTTATTAgtttctttcaaatttatatACTGTATATCTGAATTATTAAAATGTTCCTTTATCTAATagttaatcaattaaaaataaattttatagaTATAAACATTgtattatataataaatattactTTTATACTTTTTACATTAAATTATCAATCGAGAGTTTGTTATACAAAGTTGAAAATTCTTGATATGCTTACAATTTTATTGATACATATtctatttaattaatttatttgtattttctaattatatcataatatatattaataattatattgTATAAAATATTAGGAGGAAGTAAAGAGCTTTTCAAAAAAAGGTGGAAGTAGGGATACATAAAAAGGTAATAACTGACAATAAAAATAAAGGGGACATGTTAGGAGACACATAGAGGGGACAGAGGTTTCTTTTATACGGGGCTTGTCTATGTAGTCAATTTGGTTATTCAAGTTTCATAATTGAGTCTGATTACATGTGGTCGTTGACACGTTTTTTTTGAAACTTACGTACTTGCATTAAAATTCAGAATCAAGATTACAATCAAGGAAATCAGGAGTAGAAAACCACTCCGTGAGACCTGACATAGAATAGGCCACCTGAGCCAATTTATGGGCAGCCATATTCGCAGATCTATGAACAAATAACACTAACACTTCATCAAAGTGTTTAAGAATATCTCTACATTCTTCAACTAGCAAATGGAAATAGGTAGCACCTCCCTCCCCATTTACAGCATCAACTAGTAACTTTGCATCACACTCGAAGATACACCTGTATTGCCTCCAGCTTTTCGTCCAAACCATAGCCTCTTTTAGTCCAATGGC
It contains:
- the LOC141721351 gene encoding pentatricopeptide repeat-containing protein At3g26782, mitochondrial isoform X2 translates to MFYTSHTVTSPSTHSSHSTLTFKPHICRGSDPDKTSVSSWNSVIAELARDGDSVEALRAFSSMRKLSVVPNRSTFPCAIKSCSALFDLHSGKQAHQQAFVFGLESDLFVSSALIDMYSKCGYLVDARTLFDELPQRNVVSWTSMFTGYVQNRLSHDALLLFKEFLKEEGESEEEVRIDSVALVSVLSACSRVSGKSITEGVHDFIIKRGFEGDTGVGNTLMDAYAKCGEVGVSRKVFDGMNEKDVISWNSMIAVYAQVGKSAEALELFYALVRDKNIHYNAVSLSAVLLACAHSGALQVGKCLHNQAIKMGLQETVYIGTSVVDMYCKCGRIEAAKRAFDQMKEKNVKTWSAMVAGYGAHGHAKEALDVFYRMNSAGVKPNYITFVSVLAACSHAGMLDEGNHWFSAMENKFGIEAGVEHYGCMIDLLGRAGRLDEAYNLIKKMKVKPDFVIWGSLLAACRMHKNVELGEISARKLFELDPKNCGYYVLLSNIYADAGRWEDVERMRIFMKNRGLTKPPGFSLVEFKGRVHVFLVGDVEHPEHEKIYAYMEKLYAELEEAGYMPNMTSVLHDVNEEEKGMSIRVHSEKLAVAFGLMSSVPGATIQVIKNLRICGDCHTMIKLISKIRQREIVVRDSKRFHHFRDGFCSCKDYW
- the LOC141721351 gene encoding pentatricopeptide repeat-containing protein At3g26782, mitochondrial isoform X3, coding for MRKLSVVPNRSTFPCAIKSCSALFDLHSGKQAHQQAFVFGLESDLFVSSALIDMYSKCGYLVDARTLFDELPQRNVVSWTSMFTGYVQNRLSHDALLLFKEFLKEEGESEEEVRIDSVALVSVLSACSRVSGKSITEGVHDFIIKRGFEGDTGVGNTLMDAYAKCGEVGVSRKVFDGMNEKDVISWNSMIAVYAQVGKSAEALELFYALVRDKNIHYNAVSLSAVLLACAHSGALQVGKCLHNQAIKMGLQETVYIGTSVVDMYCKCGRIEAAKRAFDQMKEKNVKTWSAMVAGYGAHGHAKEALDVFYRMNSAGVKPNYITFVSVLAACSHAGMLDEGNHWFSAMENKFGIEAGVEHYGCMIDLLGRAGRLDEAYNLIKKMKVKPDFVIWGSLLAACRMHKNVELGEISARKLFELDPKNCGYYVLLSNIYADAGRWEDVERMRIFMKNRGLTKPPGFSLVEFKGRVHVFLVGDVEHPEHEKIYAYMEKLYAELEEAGYMPNMTSVLHDVNEEEKGMSIRVHSEKLAVAFGLMSSVPGATIQVIKNLRICGDCHTMIKLISKIRQREIVVRDSKRFHHFRDGFCSCKDYW
- the LOC141721351 gene encoding pentatricopeptide repeat-containing protein At3g26782, mitochondrial isoform X1, which produces MFYTSHTVTSPSTHSSHSTLTFKPHICRGSDPALIAASCRNQCSTNPNLISLFNKYVDKTSVSSWNSVIAELARDGDSVEALRAFSSMRKLSVVPNRSTFPCAIKSCSALFDLHSGKQAHQQAFVFGLESDLFVSSALIDMYSKCGYLVDARTLFDELPQRNVVSWTSMFTGYVQNRLSHDALLLFKEFLKEEGESEEEVRIDSVALVSVLSACSRVSGKSITEGVHDFIIKRGFEGDTGVGNTLMDAYAKCGEVGVSRKVFDGMNEKDVISWNSMIAVYAQVGKSAEALELFYALVRDKNIHYNAVSLSAVLLACAHSGALQVGKCLHNQAIKMGLQETVYIGTSVVDMYCKCGRIEAAKRAFDQMKEKNVKTWSAMVAGYGAHGHAKEALDVFYRMNSAGVKPNYITFVSVLAACSHAGMLDEGNHWFSAMENKFGIEAGVEHYGCMIDLLGRAGRLDEAYNLIKKMKVKPDFVIWGSLLAACRMHKNVELGEISARKLFELDPKNCGYYVLLSNIYADAGRWEDVERMRIFMKNRGLTKPPGFSLVEFKGRVHVFLVGDVEHPEHEKIYAYMEKLYAELEEAGYMPNMTSVLHDVNEEEKGMSIRVHSEKLAVAFGLMSSVPGATIQVIKNLRICGDCHTMIKLISKIRQREIVVRDSKRFHHFRDGFCSCKDYW